The Caproicibacterium lactatifermentans genome contains a region encoding:
- the cas2 gene encoding CRISPR-associated endonuclease Cas2: MYVILVYDIAEEENGTRRQRNIFKICKKYLIHIQNSVFEGDTNPSHLARMKKELMPWIDKNLDSVIIFKSREERWLTKEFYGKDESDVTSNFL; the protein is encoded by the coding sequence GTGTATGTCATTTTGGTTTACGATATAGCGGAAGAAGAAAACGGAACCAGACGGCAGCGCAACATTTTTAAAATATGCAAGAAATATCTCATCCATATACAAAATTCTGTATTTGAAGGAGATACTAATCCATCACATTTGGCGCGTATGAAGAAAGAATTGATGCCGTGGATTGATAAGAATCTGGATTCTGTTATTATATTCAAAAGCAGGGAAGAACGTTGGCTGACAAAAGAATTTTATGGAAAAGATGAGTCAGACGTTACATCTAATTTTTTGTAA
- a CDS encoding 6-phosphofructokinase: MLKVGVLTSGGDCQGLNAAIRGLGKALLCTFGSDITIYGIEDGYRGLIEGNYHRMVPHDFSGIINLGGTILGTSRQPFKQMRSMAGGTDKVKNMKDNYNKMGLDCLVVLGGNGTHKTANLLSQKGLSVITLPKTIDNDIWGTDITFGFQSAVDVAANVLDCIHTTATSHGRIFIVEVMGHKVGWLTLHAGLAGSADAILLPEIPYKVDNIVKMINHRSKEGKRFSILAVAEGALSQEEAQMSKKELKAKRAAEPYPSVSYRLAHDLEQATGHEIRVTVPGHIQRGGNPCPYDRVLSTRFGVAAAQLIKQKKYGYMVAMRNNVIVPVPLCEVAGKLKTVPPDCNVIQTARDIGISFGD, translated from the coding sequence ATGTTAAAAGTAGGAGTTTTAACCAGCGGCGGGGACTGTCAGGGACTAAACGCAGCCATTCGCGGGCTGGGAAAGGCACTGCTGTGCACATTCGGCAGTGATATTACTATTTACGGAATTGAGGACGGCTACCGCGGTTTAATTGAGGGCAACTACCACAGAATGGTACCTCATGATTTTTCCGGTATCATTAACCTTGGCGGTACCATTTTGGGTACAAGTCGTCAGCCTTTCAAACAAATGCGTTCCATGGCAGGCGGCACTGACAAAGTAAAAAACATGAAAGATAACTATAATAAGATGGGGCTGGACTGTCTGGTAGTCCTTGGCGGCAACGGCACGCACAAAACCGCCAATCTATTAAGTCAGAAAGGGCTTTCGGTCATTACCCTGCCCAAAACAATTGACAACGATATCTGGGGCACGGACATCACGTTTGGCTTTCAAAGTGCCGTAGACGTTGCGGCCAACGTGCTGGACTGCATTCACACCACTGCCACTTCTCACGGACGCATCTTTATTGTGGAGGTCATGGGCCATAAGGTTGGCTGGCTGACGCTGCACGCTGGTTTGGCCGGCAGCGCGGATGCCATCCTGCTGCCGGAAATTCCGTATAAAGTAGACAATATCGTAAAGATGATTAACCACCGCAGCAAGGAAGGCAAACGCTTTTCCATTCTGGCTGTAGCAGAGGGCGCTCTGTCGCAGGAAGAAGCACAGATGAGCAAAAAAGAGCTGAAAGCAAAACGTGCTGCGGAACCGTATCCTTCTGTTTCCTACCGTTTAGCGCACGACCTGGAACAGGCAACCGGTCACGAGATTCGTGTGACTGTGCCCGGCCATATTCAGCGCGGCGGCAATCCCTGCCCCTATGACCGTGTCCTTTCCACCCGCTTCGGCGTGGCGGCCGCACAGCTGATTAAGCAGAAAAAGTACGGCTATATGGTTGCCATGCGCAACAATGTCATCGTTCCGGTGCCGCTTTGTGAGGTCGCCGGTAAACTCAAAACCGTGCCGCCCGACTGTAATGTGATTCAGACGGCGCGGGATATAGGTATCAGTTTTGGTGACTAA
- a CDS encoding RNA degradosome polyphosphate kinase, producing MNDKSAVKTESQPMPYYNRELSWMDFNARVLEECFEKENPIMERVRFLSITASNLDEFFMVRVAGVLDQINSKYHNPDPSGLTPKELYRTLSEKIHTFTDKQYSCLHRSILPALKKEGIRFLSPEEMDSDQLEYISEYFHKILFPVLTPLAVDRSRPFPFLSNKSLNIAVRLAGKEGEEDCFAVVQVPSILPRYLELPGKEGRCFVLLENAIMHGMEHLFEARDIRACCPFRITRDSDLDIDEESDDLLMEVQKSIKKRKRGAPVRLELLQKCDPAIRDFLLEMLDVDKHSIYELPGPLDLTFFSKFANLPGCENLCFKPIVPVYPPTDFWGYTDIFEAIRDKDRMVHHPYESFDIVVNFIRAAAEDENVLAIKQTLYRVSGHSPIIAALIKAAENGKQVTVLVELKARFDEENNINWAKKLEKAGCHVIYGLAGLKTHCKIALVVRREEDGIHRYLHMGTGNYNDSTAKIYTDIGLFTCKEPFGIDASSLFNVLTGYSRPPEYNKFLVAPHGLRSFFEYRIRCETENARQGLPSGITAKVNSLVDPAIISLLYKASQAGVPVQLIVRGICCLIPGIPGVSDNIQVISIVGQLLEHSRIFRFENAGDPKIYMGSADWMPRNLDRRVELVFPIEDPDLKQRSFDILDLMLHDNINARRMKSNKEYEHIDRRGKTACNCQIAFSQLARQAVHRLAEQDRSKPFHPLLSPAKTDG from the coding sequence ATGAACGACAAATCCGCCGTAAAAACAGAATCCCAGCCAATGCCCTACTACAACCGGGAGTTAAGCTGGATGGACTTTAACGCGCGTGTTCTGGAAGAATGCTTTGAAAAGGAAAACCCCATAATGGAACGCGTACGTTTTCTGTCCATTACCGCCAGCAACCTGGATGAATTCTTCATGGTGCGTGTGGCCGGTGTCCTGGACCAAATCAACAGCAAATATCACAATCCGGACCCCAGTGGCCTGACGCCGAAGGAACTGTACCGTACGCTTTCCGAAAAAATACACACCTTCACTGACAAGCAGTATTCCTGCCTGCACCGCTCTATTCTGCCGGCCCTTAAGAAAGAGGGCATTCGCTTCCTTTCCCCCGAAGAAATGGACTCAGACCAGCTGGAGTACATTTCAGAGTATTTTCATAAAATTCTGTTTCCGGTGCTTACGCCGCTGGCAGTGGACCGCAGTCGCCCATTCCCGTTTCTCTCCAACAAAAGCCTGAACATTGCGGTGCGACTGGCGGGAAAAGAAGGCGAAGAGGACTGCTTTGCCGTTGTGCAGGTGCCGTCCATTCTTCCCCGCTATCTGGAGCTGCCCGGCAAAGAGGGACGCTGCTTTGTCCTGCTGGAAAATGCCATCATGCATGGCATGGAGCACCTGTTTGAGGCACGGGACATTCGGGCGTGCTGTCCGTTCCGCATTACACGTGACAGCGACCTCGACATTGATGAGGAATCTGACGACCTGCTGATGGAAGTACAGAAATCCATTAAGAAGCGCAAACGCGGTGCACCCGTCCGGTTGGAACTGCTGCAGAAGTGTGACCCCGCCATTCGGGATTTTCTGCTGGAAATGTTGGACGTGGACAAACACAGCATCTACGAACTGCCCGGCCCGCTGGACCTCACGTTTTTCTCTAAATTTGCAAACCTGCCCGGCTGTGAAAACCTGTGCTTCAAACCCATTGTGCCGGTCTATCCGCCGACGGATTTCTGGGGCTATACCGATATTTTTGAAGCCATTCGGGACAAGGACCGCATGGTCCATCACCCATATGAAAGCTTTGATATTGTGGTAAACTTTATCCGTGCGGCCGCCGAAGATGAAAACGTACTGGCCATTAAGCAGACGCTGTACCGTGTCAGCGGCCATTCCCCTATTATTGCGGCACTCATCAAGGCCGCCGAAAACGGCAAACAGGTAACCGTTCTGGTGGAACTGAAAGCCCGCTTTGACGAGGAAAACAACATCAACTGGGCAAAAAAGCTGGAAAAGGCCGGCTGCCATGTCATTTACGGCTTGGCAGGACTGAAAACGCACTGTAAAATCGCGCTGGTCGTCCGCCGTGAGGAAGACGGCATTCACCGCTACCTGCACATGGGCACCGGCAACTACAATGACAGCACCGCCAAAATTTATACAGATATTGGCTTGTTCACCTGCAAAGAACCTTTCGGCATTGACGCCAGCAGCCTGTTTAATGTGCTGACAGGCTACAGCCGCCCGCCGGAGTACAACAAGTTTCTGGTGGCTCCCCACGGCCTGCGCAGTTTCTTCGAGTACCGCATTCGCTGTGAAACCGAAAACGCCCGCCAGGGCCTGCCCAGCGGCATTACCGCGAAAGTGAATTCTTTGGTGGACCCTGCAATTATCTCCCTGCTGTACAAGGCAAGCCAGGCCGGTGTGCCCGTACAGTTAATTGTGCGGGGCATTTGCTGCCTGATTCCCGGCATTCCCGGCGTCAGTGACAACATTCAGGTCATCAGCATTGTTGGGCAACTGCTGGAGCACAGCCGCATTTTCCGCTTTGAAAATGCGGGTGACCCGAAAATTTATATGGGCAGTGCCGACTGGATGCCCCGTAACCTTGACCGCCGCGTGGAACTGGTCTTCCCCATCGAGGACCCGGATCTCAAACAGCGCAGCTTCGATATTCTGGACCTGATGCTGCACGACAACATCAACGCCCGCCGAATGAAGAGCAATAAGGAATATGAGCACATTGACCGGCGCGGCAAGACTGCCTGCAACTGCCAAATTGCATTCAGTCAGCTGGCACGGCAGGCTGTGCATCGGCTTGCCGAGCAGGACCGCAGCAAGCCCTTCCACCCGCTTTTAAGCCCTGCGAAAACAGATGGCTGA